The following proteins are encoded in a genomic region of Eriocheir sinensis breed Jianghai 21 chromosome 2, ASM2467909v1, whole genome shotgun sequence:
- the LOC126999032 gene encoding tigger transposable element-derived protein 7-like, with amino-acid sequence MKNLNVHWVSNKKGYMTTVTFLDWFDNHFIPEGKEYCERNNLAFKLMLLLDNAPGHPTFLRGRHPNCEVVFLPPNTTSIIQPLDQEIIANVKLEFYRRTWKKLEEALDTDDILLQVEEEIDEPDQQTGDPSAELQVEEEIDEPDKQTGDPSAERQLQVDDVHVSDEPYGQTGVHPQAEVCMFVRTSGNATHAPFITTYDIVRFFFF; translated from the exons ATGAAAAATCTAAATGTGCACTGGGTCTCCAACAAGAAAGGGTACATGACAACTGTTACCTTCTTAGATTGGTTCGATAACCACTTCATACCCGAAGGAAAGGAATACTGCGAGAGGAACAATCTAGCCTTCAAGCTCATGCTTCTGCTGGACAACGCACCCGGGCATCCAACGTTTCTGAGAGGCCGTCATCCTAACTGCGAGGTCGTGTTCCTTCCCCCTAACACAACCTCCATAATACAGCCCTTGGATCAAGAAATAATCGCCAATGTCAAGCTAGAATTCTACAGGAGAACTTGGAAGAAGCTTGAAGAAGCACTGGACACTGATGAT ATCCTTctgcaagtggaggaggagattgaCGAGCCAGACCAGCAGACAGGCGACCCTTCAGCAGAG ctgcaagtggaggaggagattgacgagccagacaagcagacaggcgaCCCTTCAGCAGAG AGACAGCTGCAGGTGGATGATGTGCACGTGAGTGATGAGCCATACGGCCAGACAGGTGTTCATCCACAAGCAGAGGTATGTATGTTTGTGCGTACGTCTGGCAACGCTACTCATGCCCCCTTCATTACAACCTATGACatcgtacgttttttttttttttaa